In bacterium, a genomic segment contains:
- a CDS encoding GNAT family N-acetyltransferase, with product MKNHTVNRSLFTVVPYRQAEEAEWEEFVAASNNGTIFHTRKFLSYHPVDRFKDHSLVFFDKGRRIAQFPAVDFQDNGRRLLISHRGASYGGLLVKPHCSLEESFRLAATLLAYAREAGFDAVDMTPPPMIYLRKPSNYIDFSLLQNGFVYRKREVSSVIPLDYHRDHILYTFSEGSRRAVRRSQKLGVLVRESEEYERFYAILKKNLRLRHNVTPTHSLDELLTLRALFPEAIRLFAAYHGDTMVAGVVLFTCNPKVVLAFYISHDEAYQQFRGVNLLFHDIIDWSLQQGHQFLDFGIFTVNEDPNWGLARFKESFGSLGVFRDSLQCPLR from the coding sequence ATGAAAAACCACACCGTCAATCGTTCCTTGTTCACTGTGGTGCCCTACCGGCAGGCGGAAGAAGCCGAGTGGGAGGAATTCGTCGCTGCCAGCAACAACGGCACCATTTTTCATACGCGTAAATTTCTCTCCTATCATCCGGTGGATCGATTCAAAGACCACTCCTTGGTGTTCTTTGATAAAGGCCGGCGCATCGCCCAGTTCCCTGCCGTGGATTTCCAAGACAACGGCCGGCGCCTGTTGATCTCCCATCGCGGCGCTTCTTACGGCGGCCTGCTGGTCAAGCCGCACTGCTCTCTGGAGGAAAGCTTCCGGCTGGCGGCGACGTTGCTCGCCTATGCCCGCGAGGCGGGGTTCGATGCCGTGGACATGACGCCGCCGCCGATGATCTATCTGCGCAAACCCAGCAACTATATCGATTTCAGTTTGCTGCAGAACGGTTTCGTCTACCGAAAGCGCGAAGTGTCCAGCGTCATTCCTCTCGATTATCACCGGGACCACATCCTCTACACGTTCAGCGAAGGCTCCCGCCGCGCTGTGCGGCGCAGTCAGAAACTGGGCGTGCTGGTGCGCGAATCCGAAGAGTACGAACGGTTCTACGCCATCCTGAAAAAAAATCTGCGCCTGCGTCATAATGTCACACCCACGCACTCCCTGGATGAACTGCTCACTTTGCGCGCCCTGTTCCCCGAGGCGATTCGGCTGTTTGCGGCTTATCACGGCGACACCATGGTGGCCGGCGTGGTGCTGTTCACCTGCAATCCCAAGGTGGTACTGGCTTTTTACATCAGCCATGACGAAGCGTACCAGCAGTTTCGCGGCGTGAATCTGCTCTTTCACGACATCATCGACTGGAGCCTGCAGCAGGGGCATCAGTTTTTGGACTTTGGCATTTTTACGGTCAACGAAGATCCCAACTGGGGTCTGGCTCGATTCAAGGAAAGTTTCGGCAGCCTGGGTGTGTTTCGCGACAGCCTGCAGTGTCCGTTGCGCTGA
- the argF gene encoding ornithine carbamoyltransferase → MKRDFLSETDFSQEEIWGVLETAQKLKQQTRSGSSHPILQGQTLAMIFQKPSNRTRVSFEVGMYQLGGHAVYLGPQEIGLGVRESVADVARVLGRFCNGIMARVFGHHLVEELARWAEVPVINGLSDLLHPCQILGDCLTILEHKKRLNAVRIAYVGDGNNIANSWINLAGVLELDLRLACPQGYEPDAKLLAQARAKNVSSILLTEDPKRAVAGADVVYTDTWASMGQEAEAEKRKKIFRPYTVDEALLSHADPQHIVLHCLPAHRGDEITDAVMDGPHSVVFDEAENRLHVQKAILVKLMGPQA, encoded by the coding sequence ATGAAGCGTGATTTTTTATCCGAAACTGATTTCAGCCAGGAGGAGATCTGGGGGGTCTTGGAAACGGCGCAGAAATTAAAACAGCAGACCCGCTCCGGCTCGTCTCATCCAATTTTGCAGGGCCAAACGCTGGCGATGATCTTTCAAAAACCGTCCAACCGCACCCGCGTTTCCTTTGAGGTGGGCATGTATCAGTTGGGCGGACATGCGGTCTATCTGGGCCCGCAGGAGATCGGCCTGGGCGTGCGTGAATCGGTCGCAGACGTCGCCCGAGTCCTCGGCCGTTTTTGCAACGGCATCATGGCGCGGGTTTTCGGTCATCATCTGGTGGAGGAGTTGGCGCGCTGGGCGGAGGTGCCGGTGATCAACGGACTGTCCGACCTGCTGCATCCCTGCCAGATTCTCGGCGACTGCCTGACCATCCTGGAGCATAAAAAGCGGTTGAACGCCGTCAGAATCGCCTATGTGGGCGATGGCAACAACATCGCCAATTCCTGGATCAACCTGGCCGGCGTATTGGAGCTGGATCTGCGCCTCGCCTGTCCGCAAGGGTATGAGCCTGATGCAAAGCTGCTGGCGCAGGCGCGCGCCAAGAACGTCAGCAGCATTTTGCTGACCGAAGATCCGAAACGGGCGGTCGCCGGCGCTGACGTGGTCTATACCGACACCTGGGCCAGCATGGGCCAGGAGGCGGAGGCGGAGAAGCGCAAAAAGATTTTTCGGCCTTACACAGTGGATGAGGCGCTTTTGTCGCATGCGGATCCCCAGCACATCGTCCTGCACTGCCTGCCGGCGCATCGCGGCGATGAGATCACCGATGCGGTGATGGATGGTCCCCATTCCGTTGTGTTCGATGAAGCGGAGAACCGTCTGCACGTGCAGAAAGCTATCCTGGTTAAATTGATGGGCCCGCAGGCCTAG